A single Chryseobacterium sp. DNA region contains:
- a CDS encoding M1 family metallopeptidase, with protein MNYKIPALVSAVALFLFSGSVYAQETPKYDYVEAFKPFFYPQTGTETRSASGQPGHAYWQNSADYHLNVSLNEDKKEIAGTAEIKYTNNSPDQLNFLWLQLDQNLFAKDSRGNAVVPLAGSRNGAHGEELQGGYSIKSVKLDGKAVKYTITDTRMQIDLPKELKGRGGVANIVIDYSFISPEYGSDRMGVQDTKNGKIFTMAQWYPRMCVYDDVMGWNTLPYLGASEFYLEYGNITANITVPANHYVVASGELLNEKEVYTKEEINRWKQARDSDKTVIIRPESEINKNKAAGTKTWKFRIVQARDFAWASSAGFILDAAKINLPNGKKSLAISAYPVESAGDKAWGRSTEYTKAAIEHYSNKWYGYTYPAATNVAGNEGGMEYPGIVFCHMDSKGEDLWGVTDHEFGHNWFPMIVGSNERLFAWMDEGFNTFINGLSTEAFNKGEYNRKPNMAQSGSFLLSDNLEPVMVGPDNMKERSIGALAYYKPGAGLSILRETILGPEKFDKAFKTYIDRWAFKHPTPWDFFHTMENVSGEELNWFWRGWFFSKWKIDQAVKDVRYINGDFKNGVQITIENLGQLPMPTTVQLKFKDGTAQTVKIPVEVWKRNTEWTFKVDSNKEIDEVKLDPNSVVPDINLENNSRKPA; from the coding sequence ATGAATTATAAAATTCCAGCACTTGTTTCTGCAGTTGCGCTTTTCCTTTTTTCAGGGTCTGTGTATGCTCAGGAAACCCCAAAATATGATTATGTAGAGGCATTTAAGCCGTTCTTCTATCCTCAGACAGGTACGGAAACCCGCTCCGCAAGCGGTCAGCCAGGCCATGCCTATTGGCAGAATTCAGCAGACTATCATCTGAATGTCAGCCTGAATGAAGATAAGAAAGAGATTGCCGGTACGGCAGAGATTAAATATACAAATAACAGCCCTGATCAGCTGAATTTTCTTTGGTTGCAGCTGGACCAGAATTTATTTGCAAAAGATTCTCGTGGAAACGCTGTTGTTCCTTTAGCGGGCAGCAGAAACGGGGCCCATGGTGAAGAGCTTCAGGGAGGATATTCTATTAAGTCTGTGAAACTTGATGGGAAAGCGGTGAAATATACCATTACCGATACAAGAATGCAGATCGATCTGCCTAAAGAATTGAAAGGAAGAGGAGGTGTGGCGAATATTGTCATTGACTACTCTTTTATTTCTCCGGAATATGGCTCAGACAGAATGGGGGTACAGGATACTAAAAACGGCAAGATCTTTACGATGGCACAATGGTATCCGAGAATGTGTGTGTATGATGATGTAATGGGTTGGAATACCCTGCCTTACCTTGGGGCTTCGGAGTTTTATCTGGAATACGGAAATATTACAGCTAATATTACTGTACCTGCCAATCATTATGTGGTTGCATCCGGAGAACTGCTTAATGAGAAGGAAGTGTATACTAAAGAGGAAATTAACAGATGGAAGCAGGCCAGAGACAGTGATAAAACCGTGATAATCCGCCCTGAATCTGAAATAAATAAAAACAAGGCGGCCGGAACAAAAACCTGGAAGTTTAGAATTGTACAGGCCAGAGATTTTGCCTGGGCATCTTCTGCCGGATTTATTTTAGATGCAGCGAAAATCAATCTTCCGAACGGTAAAAAATCATTGGCTATCTCTGCCTATCCTGTTGAAAGCGCCGGTGATAAAGCATGGGGAAGATCTACAGAATATACGAAGGCCGCCATAGAGCATTATTCAAATAAATGGTATGGTTATACTTACCCTGCAGCGACCAATGTTGCAGGAAATGAAGGTGGAATGGAATATCCGGGAATTGTTTTCTGTCATATGGATTCTAAGGGTGAGGATCTTTGGGGAGTAACGGATCATGAATTTGGACACAATTGGTTTCCAATGATCGTAGGGTCTAACGAAAGATTATTTGCCTGGATGGATGAGGGGTTTAATACATTCATCAATGGGCTTTCAACAGAGGCTTTTAATAAAGGCGAATATAATAGAAAACCGAATATGGCTCAGTCAGGAAGTTTTCTGCTGAGCGATAATTTGGAACCTGTTATGGTAGGTCCGGATAATATGAAAGAAAGGAGTATTGGAGCGCTGGCTTATTATAAACCTGGAGCGGGGTTGTCAATTTTAAGGGAAACCATTCTCGGACCTGAGAAGTTTGACAAAGCTTTTAAAACCTATATTGACCGTTGGGCGTTCAAACATCCTACTCCTTGGGACTTCTTTCATACCATGGAGAATGTTTCCGGGGAGGAATTGAACTGGTTTTGGAGAGGCTGGTTTTTCAGTAAGTGGAAAATTGATCAGGCTGTTAAAGACGTACGCTATATCAACGGAGACTTTAAAAACGGAGTTCAGATTACCATTGAAAACCTTGGCCAGCTACCAATGCCTACAACCGTACAGCTGAAATTCAAAGATGGGACGGCGCAAACGGTGAAAATTCCTGTTGAAGTTTGGAAAAGAAATACAGAATGGACTTTTAAAGTTGATTCAAATAAAGAAATAGATGAGGTAAAGCTTGATCCGAATTCGGTAGTCCCAGATATCAATCTGGAAAATAACAGCCGTAAACCGGCATAG
- a CDS encoding DUF2589 domain-containing protein — METLKSVLEASHAKKTKNELIDLLSGVEKVLSPAVYEKVSGIETSELSALTNKELLSIVEDFKKNYDEKWEKSFSGASSEIMKLIAGKMAADEEIFKTSDAANADFAAELGSIDFATIIGGPLDACVKAQSNASIATVNFINEVGFELTDPNNPNSAKKLRMAEFKYTKNIPNPDFDPDQPVSSTNPKTIPDPVELTVPFIALLNVPSFRIETCEVDFNVKLNSTYTKDVSDEFGINAGVSGGWGPVKFKVDVSYKRTSSTGIKVEKEYSLGVKVRATNDEMPAGLEKVLGLLSQ, encoded by the coding sequence ATGGAAACATTAAAATCAGTGCTTGAAGCAAGCCACGCCAAAAAAACAAAAAATGAGTTAATCGACCTCTTGTCGGGAGTAGAAAAAGTACTTAGCCCTGCAGTCTATGAAAAGGTATCAGGAATCGAGACTTCAGAATTAAGTGCCCTTACCAATAAAGAACTGCTAAGTATCGTAGAAGACTTCAAAAAAAACTATGATGAAAAGTGGGAAAAATCTTTTTCCGGCGCATCTTCAGAAATTATGAAACTTATTGCCGGTAAAATGGCCGCTGATGAAGAGATCTTCAAAACTTCAGACGCTGCTAATGCAGATTTCGCTGCAGAATTGGGAAGTATTGACTTTGCCACCATTATTGGCGGACCTTTGGATGCGTGTGTAAAAGCACAGTCTAATGCCTCTATTGCCACCGTTAATTTCATCAATGAAGTAGGTTTCGAGCTTACGGATCCCAACAACCCGAATAGCGCGAAAAAATTAAGAATGGCAGAATTCAAATACACCAAAAATATTCCCAACCCGGATTTTGATCCGGACCAGCCGGTAAGCAGCACTAATCCTAAAACGATTCCTGATCCGGTAGAACTTACGGTTCCTTTTATAGCATTGTTAAACGTTCCAAGCTTCAGAATTGAAACCTGTGAAGTAGACTTTAATGTTAAACTTAATTCAACATACACCAAAGACGTAAGTGACGAATTCGGAATCAATGCCGGAGTATCCGGTGGATGGGGGCCTGTAAAATTCAAAGTGGATGTTTCTTACAAAAGAACTTCCAGTACAGGAATCAAAGTGGAAAAAGAATATTCTCTTGGGGTAAAAGTGAGAGCAACCAATGATGAAATGCCTGCCGGACTTGAGAAGGTTCTTGGACTTCTTTCTCAATAA
- a CDS encoding M1 family metallopeptidase, which produces MKRIFSGMMMVVSLLQLSAQELYMPRNIKKAYEKGTRDISGAPGKNYWQNKGIYKVEVKVDANTKVVSGKETIVYTNNSPDNLNELAIRFVNNLHKPQSPRSGFVSEDFLSSGLKIRSFIVNGEKYDINSDDWSTVEKVKLKTALKSKSKAEVKIEWEYPLSVQSGREGQIDPETFYVAYSFPRISVYDDYNGWDMLPHSDRQEFYNDFNDYSFAITAPKNYVVWATGDFLNPDAVLQPEYLKRYKASLKSDKVMSIATEQEMKSGKVTKQSKWNVWKFKANHITDFCFAMSNHYVWDAASVQLKTKRASVQAGYKAGAKDFEHYVGWMRYNLDWFSKNWPGVEYPYNVMTAIQGYADMEYPMMINDTSIPDDLKDARLTADHEIAHTYFPFYMGINETRYAFMDEGWATTLEYLIGIDENGEAAAKEFYKNFRVKKWINDPSAEQDQPVITMSTQVSGPGYGNNSYVKASLSYLALKDYLGDELFKKALHHYMNNWNGKHPVPWDYFNSMNAGAGKNLNWFFHNWFYTNNYIDLKVAGASQKNDLLTVNVVNVGGFAIPFDAILSYEDGTMEKLHFSPSVWEKDQKLTDLVIPIKKKVKSVQLDGDLFMDYTPGDNSKTL; this is translated from the coding sequence ATGAAGAGAATTTTTTCCGGAATGATGATGGTGGTTTCATTGTTACAGCTTTCTGCCCAGGAATTATATATGCCTAGAAACATTAAAAAAGCCTATGAAAAAGGAACCCGCGATATTTCCGGAGCTCCTGGTAAAAATTATTGGCAGAATAAAGGGATTTATAAGGTAGAAGTAAAAGTAGATGCCAATACCAAGGTGGTTTCCGGAAAAGAAACAATTGTCTATACGAATAACAGTCCGGATAATTTGAATGAGCTGGCTATACGATTTGTGAATAATCTTCACAAGCCGCAGTCGCCAAGATCAGGATTTGTATCTGAAGATTTTCTGTCCTCAGGATTGAAGATCAGATCTTTCATTGTAAACGGTGAAAAATATGATATCAACAGTGATGATTGGAGTACCGTTGAAAAAGTAAAGTTAAAAACAGCTTTAAAATCTAAATCAAAAGCTGAAGTAAAAATTGAATGGGAGTATCCGCTGTCGGTACAGAGCGGAAGAGAAGGCCAGATAGATCCGGAAACGTTTTATGTAGCCTATTCTTTCCCTAGAATTTCTGTGTATGATGATTATAATGGCTGGGATATGCTTCCTCATTCAGACCGGCAAGAATTTTATAATGACTTCAATGATTATAGTTTTGCGATTACAGCACCAAAGAATTATGTAGTTTGGGCAACCGGGGATTTTCTGAATCCGGATGCTGTGCTTCAGCCGGAATATTTAAAAAGATATAAAGCTTCATTAAAAAGTGACAAAGTGATGAGTATCGCTACGGAGCAGGAAATGAAGTCAGGAAAAGTAACCAAACAGAGCAAATGGAATGTTTGGAAGTTTAAAGCCAATCATATTACGGATTTCTGTTTTGCAATGAGTAATCATTATGTATGGGATGCCGCGAGTGTTCAGCTGAAAACCAAAAGAGCCAGTGTGCAGGCAGGATATAAAGCCGGAGCAAAAGATTTTGAACATTATGTGGGCTGGATGCGTTATAATCTGGACTGGTTTTCTAAAAACTGGCCAGGCGTAGAATACCCATATAATGTAATGACCGCAATCCAGGGGTATGCAGATATGGAGTATCCAATGATGATCAATGATACCAGTATTCCCGATGACCTGAAGGATGCAAGACTGACTGCCGATCATGAAATTGCCCATACTTATTTCCCGTTTTATATGGGAATCAATGAAACAAGATATGCTTTTATGGATGAGGGATGGGCAACAACATTGGAATATCTCATCGGAATTGATGAAAACGGGGAGGCTGCCGCGAAAGAGTTTTATAAGAATTTCAGGGTTAAAAAATGGATCAATGATCCGTCTGCAGAACAGGATCAGCCGGTTATTACGATGAGTACACAGGTAAGCGGCCCGGGATACGGAAATAATTCCTATGTAAAAGCGTCCTTATCTTACCTGGCTTTAAAAGACTACCTGGGAGATGAATTGTTTAAAAAAGCTTTACATCATTATATGAATAACTGGAATGGGAAACATCCGGTGCCCTGGGATTATTTTAACTCTATGAATGCGGGAGCGGGTAAAAATCTGAATTGGTTCTTCCATAACTGGTTTTACACCAATAATTATATCGATTTAAAGGTAGCTGGTGCTTCGCAGAAGAATGATTTGCTTACGGTAAATGTTGTAAATGTGGGAGGATTTGCTATTCCTTTTGATGCGATACTGTCATATGAGGATGGGACAATGGAAAAGCTTCATTTTTCACCTTCCGTCTGGGAGAAAGATCAAAAGCTGACAGATCTTGTGATTCCGATCAAGAAAAAAGTAAAATCAGTACAGTTGGATGGAGATCTTTTTATGGATTATACACCGGGAGATAACAGTAAAACTTTATAA
- a CDS encoding endonuclease/exonuclease/phosphatase family protein gives MNFRFSIVFLMLFVLGFSQDFKVMSFNVRLNVESDKENSWPQRKQDVADLLTYYHPDYFGVQEALPEQMKDIKNGLKNYDYIGVGRDDGKEKGEFSAIFYDTNRLDVVTSGTFWLSETPEKPSRGWDAALNRICTYAVFKDKKSKKEFLAMNLHFDHIGNVARVKSSELILKKIKELNPKNLPVTLSGDFNLTEDSEPIRILSQNMKDTFYHSETKHYGPAGTFTAFNINEVPKERIDYIFTKGFTIKSHRHINDRRENLLYPSDHFPVLAELSL, from the coding sequence ATGAATTTCAGATTTTCAATTGTATTCCTGATGCTTTTTGTATTGGGATTTTCACAGGACTTTAAAGTAATGAGTTTTAATGTCCGGCTTAATGTTGAATCGGATAAAGAAAATTCATGGCCCCAGAGAAAACAGGATGTTGCCGATTTGCTTACTTATTATCATCCGGATTATTTCGGAGTGCAGGAGGCTCTTCCTGAGCAGATGAAGGATATTAAAAACGGACTGAAAAATTATGATTACATCGGAGTAGGAAGAGATGATGGTAAAGAAAAGGGAGAGTTCTCTGCGATTTTTTATGATACAAACAGGCTTGATGTGGTGACGTCCGGGACATTCTGGCTGTCTGAAACCCCTGAAAAACCTTCAAGGGGATGGGATGCTGCATTGAACAGGATCTGTACTTACGCAGTATTTAAAGATAAAAAATCAAAAAAAGAATTCCTGGCAATGAATCTTCATTTTGATCACATCGGAAATGTGGCCAGGGTGAAATCTTCTGAGCTGATCCTGAAAAAGATCAAAGAACTTAATCCTAAAAATCTGCCTGTAACATTAAGCGGCGATTTCAATCTGACCGAAGATTCAGAACCTATTAGAATTCTTTCTCAGAATATGAAGGATACTTTCTATCATTCGGAAACAAAACATTATGGTCCGGCAGGAACATTTACCGCGTTCAATATCAATGAAGTTCCGAAGGAGAGGATTGATTATATTTTTACCAAAGGTTTCACCATAAAATCTCACCGACATATTAATGACAGAAGAGAAAATCTGCTGTATCCGTCAGACCATTTTCCGGTTCTTGCAGAACTTTCATTATAA
- a CDS encoding S8 family serine peptidase yields the protein METGRYIVLLKDQQKNALKKIEKELEMSITSSELLSKENRSYEIIDQDNGVLYKNLGILVVENRDEDQLKSAVKNESNSIVYYEKEREFFPADELQLVNELKKQSAGLAEKISELEKYITSKPLPQQSLVEMEWGLKAIGLENANYTGKGIDVCILDTGLETSHPDFSSEEIEGKSFIDGQDWNRDPNGHGTHCAGVATGNTRSDTGRYYGIARDCNLKIAKVLADNGRGTTSSVIDAIDWAITKKFRILSLSLASPVKLDDQPSLLFETIGERALENNCLIIAAAGNDSNRPQIPQPVSMPANSKSIMAVGAIDSQMKIARFSNAGINPSTGGNINVCAPGVDIISAYPKNAKNKNNFYYSMSGTSMAAPHVSGLAALYMEQFPNKPAKEIWELIENRARPIEGIKYRDIGNGLIQVYL from the coding sequence ATGGAAACCGGAAGATATATCGTTCTGCTGAAAGATCAGCAGAAAAACGCACTCAAAAAAATAGAGAAAGAATTGGAAATGAGTATTACTTCCTCAGAGCTTCTCTCCAAAGAAAACCGTTCTTATGAAATTATTGATCAGGATAACGGTGTGCTTTACAAAAATCTGGGGATTCTCGTGGTGGAAAATAGGGATGAAGATCAATTGAAAAGTGCTGTGAAAAACGAATCGAATTCTATCGTTTATTACGAAAAAGAACGGGAATTTTTTCCTGCAGATGAATTGCAGTTGGTCAACGAGCTTAAAAAACAGTCTGCCGGACTCGCAGAAAAAATTTCAGAACTTGAAAAATACATCACCAGCAAGCCTTTACCCCAACAATCATTGGTTGAGATGGAATGGGGACTGAAAGCTATTGGGCTGGAAAATGCCAACTATACAGGAAAAGGGATTGATGTCTGCATTCTGGATACAGGACTTGAAACTTCCCATCCTGATTTTTCCTCTGAAGAAATTGAAGGTAAATCTTTCATCGACGGACAAGATTGGAACAGAGATCCCAACGGGCATGGTACACACTGTGCGGGAGTTGCCACAGGAAATACCAGAAGCGATACGGGAAGATATTACGGAATTGCCAGAGACTGCAATCTGAAGATTGCAAAAGTGCTCGCAGACAATGGGAGAGGGACTACCAGCAGCGTGATTGATGCCATAGACTGGGCGATTACGAAAAAATTCAGAATACTGTCCCTTTCGCTGGCATCTCCGGTGAAACTTGATGATCAGCCTTCCCTGCTTTTCGAAACCATAGGAGAAAGAGCATTGGAAAATAATTGCCTTATTATAGCGGCTGCAGGGAATGACAGCAACAGACCGCAGATTCCGCAACCCGTTTCAATGCCTGCCAATTCAAAATCTATAATGGCTGTGGGAGCTATTGACAGCCAAATGAAGATCGCCAGATTTTCAAATGCGGGTATCAATCCGTCTACAGGAGGGAATATCAATGTGTGTGCTCCCGGAGTAGATATTATAAGTGCTTATCCTAAAAATGCAAAGAACAAAAATAATTTTTATTACAGCATGAGTGGTACAAGTATGGCTGCACCGCATGTTTCCGGACTTGCTGCCTTGTATATGGAACAATTTCCCAATAAACCGGCAAAAGAAATCTGGGAACTTATTGAAAACAGGGCCAGGCCTATTGAAGGCATAAAATACAGAGATATAGGAAATGGTTTAATACAGGTATACCTATGA
- a CDS encoding GH92 family glycosyl hydrolase, producing the protein MKNPGTVIFLLSMFFTSNLKAQKFEKLYQYVNPLIGTEKMGHTYPGATVPFGAVQLSPETDSISYELNGKYNGEVYKYCAGYRYEDKTITGFSATHFSGTGHSDLGDFLIMPTVGKLQLNPGTASHPEQGYRSRFSHQNEKAEAGYYNVKLDDYNILAELTATQRVGVHRYTFPKSDQSHIILDLMAGIYNYDGKNVWTYVRVENGNTVTGYRQTNGWARTRTVYFAMKFSKPFKSYGQKNDDGTQVYKGFWRKFNQTENFPEIAGKNLKMYFDFDTHENEAIEVQLAISPVSQSNALENLEKETGNLNFNQIKAKAQEDWNKELNKIVIQGSETEKVNFYTAMYHTFINPTVYMDANGEYKGLDQNNHKAEGFTNYTTFSLWDTYRALHPFFNIIQPKRNNDMVKSMMAHYNQFSMKMLPIWSHYANDNWCMSGYHSVSVVADAIIKGNYNGDPKEALKACVETASKRNYEGIGQYIDLGYIPAEKNGTSVSNTLEYAYDDWAIAQLAKYLGETEIYNQFIKRSENWKNNFDKAIGFMRPRLADGSFKKDFDVLSTHGQGFIEGNSWNYSFFVPQNPDELIKMMGGRKKFAAKLDGLFSMHLPDEFFADTEDITREGIIGGYVHGNEPAHHVAYLYNWAGQPWKTQAQIRHILEMQYKATPDGLGGNDDAGQMSAWYILSSLGFYPVAPGSEDYSIGSPAVERAVLNLENGKTFEIDTVNQEPKNVYVQKILLNGKEIQNFTLKHTEIMNGGKLMFYMGDKAKK; encoded by the coding sequence ATGAAAAATCCGGGAACTGTTATTTTTCTATTATCAATGTTTTTCACCTCAAATTTGAAAGCTCAAAAATTTGAAAAGCTTTATCAATACGTAAACCCGTTGATCGGAACTGAAAAAATGGGACATACTTATCCCGGAGCTACAGTCCCTTTTGGAGCGGTACAGCTAAGTCCTGAAACAGATTCCATTTCTTATGAGCTCAACGGAAAGTATAATGGTGAAGTATATAAGTATTGTGCCGGCTACCGATACGAAGACAAAACAATTACAGGTTTCAGTGCAACCCATTTCAGCGGAACAGGCCATTCCGATCTGGGAGATTTCCTTATCATGCCCACTGTCGGAAAACTGCAGTTGAACCCCGGAACAGCTTCTCATCCTGAACAGGGCTATAGAAGCAGATTTTCCCATCAAAATGAAAAGGCAGAGGCAGGATACTACAACGTAAAACTCGATGATTATAATATTCTGGCAGAGCTGACAGCCACCCAAAGAGTTGGCGTTCACCGCTATACATTTCCTAAATCCGATCAATCTCATATCATTCTGGATTTAATGGCAGGGATCTATAATTATGACGGAAAAAATGTCTGGACCTATGTAAGAGTAGAAAACGGCAACACCGTAACAGGGTACCGCCAGACGAACGGATGGGCAAGAACCCGGACGGTATATTTCGCAATGAAGTTTTCGAAACCTTTTAAATCATACGGCCAGAAAAACGATGACGGTACCCAGGTATATAAAGGATTTTGGAGAAAATTCAACCAGACTGAAAACTTTCCGGAAATCGCCGGAAAAAATCTGAAAATGTATTTTGATTTTGACACCCATGAAAATGAGGCGATTGAAGTCCAGCTTGCCATCTCTCCTGTAAGCCAGTCCAACGCACTTGAAAATCTGGAGAAGGAAACAGGAAACTTAAATTTTAATCAGATAAAAGCCAAGGCCCAGGAAGACTGGAATAAAGAATTAAATAAAATTGTCATCCAGGGATCTGAGACCGAAAAGGTTAATTTCTATACTGCCATGTACCATACTTTTATTAACCCAACAGTTTATATGGACGCCAACGGAGAATATAAGGGGCTGGATCAAAACAACCATAAAGCAGAAGGATTCACAAATTATACAACATTCTCATTATGGGACACTTACCGGGCTCTCCATCCATTTTTCAATATTATTCAGCCTAAACGGAATAATGATATGGTAAAATCCATGATGGCGCATTACAATCAGTTTTCAATGAAAATGCTTCCTATCTGGTCACATTATGCCAATGATAACTGGTGTATGAGCGGCTATCACAGCGTAAGCGTAGTAGCTGATGCCATTATCAAAGGAAATTATAACGGTGATCCAAAAGAAGCTTTGAAAGCCTGTGTAGAAACAGCCAGTAAGAGAAATTATGAAGGGATAGGACAATATATTGATTTGGGCTATATTCCTGCCGAGAAAAACGGAACTTCAGTTTCCAATACACTAGAATATGCCTACGATGACTGGGCGATTGCCCAGCTGGCAAAATATTTGGGTGAAACTGAAATATACAATCAATTTATTAAACGCTCTGAAAACTGGAAAAATAATTTTGATAAAGCAATCGGATTCATGCGCCCGCGGCTGGCAGATGGAAGTTTCAAAAAAGATTTTGATGTATTAAGTACCCATGGACAGGGCTTCATTGAAGGAAATTCATGGAATTACAGTTTCTTTGTTCCGCAAAACCCGGATGAACTGATCAAAATGATGGGCGGCCGGAAAAAATTCGCTGCAAAACTGGACGGATTGTTTTCCATGCATTTACCTGATGAGTTTTTTGCAGATACTGAAGATATTACAAGAGAAGGAATCATCGGTGGATATGTACACGGAAACGAGCCGGCCCATCATGTCGCTTATCTATATAACTGGGCAGGGCAGCCGTGGAAAACGCAGGCACAGATCCGCCATATTTTAGAAATGCAGTATAAAGCCACTCCGGATGGATTGGGAGGAAATGATGATGCCGGGCAAATGAGTGCGTGGTATATTTTAAGCTCACTTGGGTTTTACCCTGTGGCACCGGGTTCTGAAGACTATTCCATTGGAAGCCCTGCTGTTGAACGGGCCGTTTTGAATCTGGAAAACGGAAAGACCTTTGAAATTGATACCGTCAATCAGGAGCCGAAGAACGTCTATGTTCAGAAAATTCTTTTAAACGGAAAAGAGATTCAAAATTTCACTTTGAAACACACTGAAATAATGAATGGCGGAAAACTGATGTTTTATATGGGGGATAAGGCGAAAAAATAA
- a CDS encoding SDR family oxidoreductase — translation MNLYTQPMLREGALKDKVAIVTGGGSGLGKAMTKYFLELGAHVVITSRNLEKLQGTAKELEEQTGGKVLCVACDVRNWEEVEAMKEAALKEFGKIDILLNNAAGNFISPTERLTHSAFDSIVDIVLKGTKNCTLSIGKHWIGSKSPGTVLNIVTTYSWTGSAYVVPSACAKAGVLAMTRSLAVEWAKYGIRFNAIAPGPFPTKGAWDRLLPGDLQEKFDMRKKVPLRRVGEHQELANLAAYLVSDYSAYMNGEVVTIDGGEWLQGAGEFNMLEDIPQEMWDALEAMIKAKKSN, via the coding sequence ATGAATTTATATACACAACCAATGTTGCGCGAAGGCGCACTGAAAGATAAAGTAGCGATTGTAACTGGAGGGGGAAGTGGTCTTGGAAAAGCCATGACCAAATACTTTCTTGAATTGGGAGCCCATGTGGTGATCACTTCCAGAAATCTTGAAAAGCTTCAGGGTACAGCTAAAGAACTTGAAGAGCAAACAGGAGGTAAGGTGCTTTGTGTAGCTTGTGACGTAAGAAACTGGGAGGAAGTGGAAGCCATGAAAGAGGCCGCTTTAAAAGAATTTGGCAAAATTGATATTCTACTGAATAATGCGGCCGGAAATTTTATCTCTCCAACAGAAAGGTTAACGCATTCTGCTTTTGACTCTATTGTAGATATTGTTTTGAAAGGAACAAAAAACTGTACCCTTTCAATAGGAAAGCACTGGATAGGTTCTAAAAGTCCGGGAACCGTTTTAAATATTGTAACAACTTATTCGTGGACAGGATCTGCTTATGTAGTGCCTTCAGCATGTGCTAAAGCCGGAGTTTTAGCGATGACAAGATCATTGGCTGTGGAATGGGCAAAATATGGAATCCGCTTTAATGCTATTGCTCCCGGACCTTTCCCTACAAAAGGAGCATGGGACAGATTGCTGCCTGGTGATCTGCAGGAAAAATTTGATATGAGAAAGAAAGTCCCTTTGAGAAGAGTAGGAGAACATCAGGAACTGGCCAACCTGGCAGCCTATCTGGTGTCTGATTATTCTGCATATATGAATGGTGAAGTAGTGACTATTGACGGTGGTGAATGGCTTCAGGGAGCTGGTGAATTTAACATGCTGGAAGATATCCCTCAGGAAATGTGGGATGCTTTGGAAGCTATGATTAAAGCAAAGAAATCAAACTAA